A portion of the Mesoplasma entomophilum genome contains these proteins:
- a CDS encoding ribonuclease J: MEKEKIASTNQIIEKEDFEPFVFKQKEVQRKYIKTESPTKVFALGGLEEIGKNTYCIEHENEIIMIDAGVKFPDDSMLGINAVIPDYSYLKENESKIKALFITHGHEDHIGGIHYLVKQVNIPVIYAPELAAALIRDRLKEHKLTDKTIVKEYVADDIWATKNLRVSYAALNHSIPDAFGILVETPNGNIFSTGDYKFDWSPLGHFAELSKLASMGDKGIELLMSDSTNAEVEGYTPGEKGIIENIDKLFLKAKGRIFITTFASNVHRIQQIVELANKYDKKVVILGRSIERIIKIIRQMGHLKINDKMFIKANDIDKYPANKIMIISTGSQGEPMAALSRIATNRHQSISIIPGDTIIFSSSPIPGNRADVEILINRLTRIGANVIESSPTNRIHTSGHASQEEQKLLFTLLRPNYFMPMHGEFRMLKKHIETAESVNLRPGHGFVMANGDQLELLQGNAQIGKRVDADAIYVDGKDMTAHASNIIRERDILSKDGLISVVVSIDSQTNKLLCAPRIISRGSFYVKDSGNIISEAITIVTEAINEVLNSSKPTFGAIKKAIKQSLSPYIFKTKRRNPLIIPVILNKK, encoded by the coding sequence ATGGAAAAGGAAAAAATTGCTTCTACAAATCAAATTATTGAAAAAGAAGATTTTGAACCTTTTGTTTTTAAACAAAAAGAAGTTCAAAGAAAATATATTAAAACTGAATCACCAACTAAAGTGTTTGCTTTGGGTGGCCTTGAAGAAATTGGTAAGAACACTTACTGCATAGAACATGAAAATGAAATTATCATGATTGACGCAGGAGTTAAATTTCCTGATGATTCAATGTTAGGAATTAACGCCGTTATTCCTGATTATTCATATTTAAAAGAAAATGAGTCAAAAATTAAAGCATTATTTATTACTCATGGACATGAGGACCACATTGGTGGAATACACTATTTAGTTAAACAAGTTAATATACCTGTTATTTATGCACCAGAATTAGCTGCTGCTTTAATTAGAGATAGATTAAAAGAACACAAATTAACAGATAAAACAATTGTTAAAGAATATGTTGCTGATGATATCTGAGCAACCAAAAATTTACGTGTTAGTTATGCAGCTTTAAATCACTCTATTCCAGATGCATTTGGTATTCTAGTGGAAACTCCAAATGGAAATATTTTTTCAACAGGAGATTATAAATTTGACTGGTCACCTTTAGGACACTTTGCTGAATTAAGCAAATTAGCAAGTATGGGTGATAAAGGAATTGAACTTTTAATGTCAGACTCAACAAATGCTGAGGTTGAAGGTTATACACCTGGTGAGAAGGGAATCATTGAAAACATTGATAAACTTTTCTTGAAAGCAAAAGGAAGAATTTTTATTACAACTTTTGCTTCTAACGTTCACCGTATTCAGCAAATTGTTGAATTAGCTAATAAATATGACAAAAAAGTTGTTATCCTTGGTAGATCTATTGAAAGAATTATTAAAATAATTCGTCAAATGGGTCACTTAAAAATTAATGACAAAATGTTTATTAAAGCTAATGATATTGATAAATATCCAGCTAATAAGATTATGATTATCTCAACAGGTAGCCAAGGTGAACCAATGGCTGCACTTTCAAGAATTGCTACAAATAGACACCAATCTATTTCAATAATTCCTGGCGACACTATTATTTTCTCTTCATCACCAATTCCTGGAAATAGAGCTGATGTTGAAATATTAATTAATAGGTTAACTAGAATAGGTGCTAATGTTATTGAATCTTCACCAACCAATAGAATTCATACTTCTGGTCATGCTAGTCAAGAAGAACAAAAATTATTATTTACATTATTAAGACCTAATTATTTTATGCCGATGCATGGTGAATTCAGAATGTTAAAAAAACATATCGAAACAGCTGAATCAGTTAACTTAAGACCTGGGCATGGATTTGTAATGGCGAATGGTGATCAATTAGAATTATTACAAGGTAATGCTCAAATTGGAAAACGTGTTGATGCTGATGCAATTTATGTAGATGGTAAAGATATGACTGCTCATGCTTCAAATATAATTAGAGAACGTGACATTTTAAGTAAGGATGGATTAATATCAGTTGTTGTTTCAATCGATTCGCAAACTAACAAACTATTATGTGCACCAAGAATAATTTCACGTGGAAGTTTTTATGTAAAGGATTCAGGAAATATTATTAGTGAGGCAATTACAATTGTTACAGAAGCAATTAATGAAGTATTAAATTCTTCTAAACCAACTTTTGGGGCAATTAAGAAAGCAATTAAACAATCACTTTCACCTTACATTTTTAAAACAAAGCGCAGAAATCCATTAATTATTCCAGTTATATTAAACAAAAAATAA
- a CDS encoding PhnE/PtxC family ABC transporter permease, translating to MTKRISNAFFNQKSFKIKNNYSKSPKKLFYWSITLFTLFIVILSFFTLDSKWMEFFKDMPSLFERIGDMFKWDWTDFNLVNETGHSFLYNAFVSIWDTVVMAFAGTIIGVIIAIPIAVLASSNVTRNKSVNFIARLILSVFRTIPSFVYALILVNYFGASTFTITLSLTFFTFSISGKTLYERIEQINVKIFSTSQATGANKTVSFRAAVWPQVSHHVLSIMFYSLETNIRYVSIIAGVTRVGIGQMINNAVDYNEWNRVGFLLCLLIAIILLLELCIWLIRNYIIEDKDFRIDGKHQKRFDEQIKKINSQKTISFYINNILCVKIDEKIKNSKSEVEKKELLVQRQNMVSKFKKNLNENIKFEKANYKNLKKSNPGSFDLYSKDLETGLKFRIDKISQAKLKLEVDNAKNLKIENLKIERTKSHKEFLENLTIEKALRSEPKSYIKRIILYLIIFGFFIYTLTLINWKLSSKEMIEITNRNLLEIFKINWSSLFISKANGGNNRAPYSVMYLLYETLSIAVVGTFIGAVIAYVLGMLSSEKIVNKYVARFFIALTSMIRAIPTYIYALIFVIVVGMGPFTGVLALIMGTIGMLTKYNRELFDDINQKIIFQLEATGVNWFAKLRYGIMSQTSTAAMSNIIYRFDINFKEVAMLGAVGAGNMGYLLNSYFTDQYFNEFGALLFGIILFTLLIEFISASIRNKLSFGTNLNLISSIINFVNQRFFSTFKSNEKLLNLDAKLSYQESMSLYAYTNQTIMNNAIRIKKEEKLSFKNAWNKAYIDFYNIRKKYNNLIADSNIVKLEELKFKKYKKDFAFKRKVWVAEVKQESKMEIIKFKKLLKASTDFKVRKDLKNSIKYSKKIRKLKITNINY from the coding sequence ATGACAAAGAGAATATCTAATGCATTTTTTAATCAAAAGTCTTTTAAAATAAAAAATAATTATTCAAAATCTCCAAAAAAATTATTTTATTGATCAATAACTTTATTTACATTATTTATAGTTATATTATCTTTTTTTACACTTGATTCAAAATGAATGGAATTTTTTAAAGATATGCCTAGCCTTTTTGAAAGAATAGGGGATATGTTTAAATGAGATTGAACAGATTTTAACTTAGTAAATGAAACAGGCCATTCATTTTTATATAATGCTTTTGTTTCAATTTGAGACACAGTTGTAATGGCTTTTGCAGGTACTATTATAGGAGTTATTATAGCAATACCTATTGCTGTATTAGCATCATCTAACGTTACAAGAAATAAATCTGTGAATTTTATTGCAAGACTTATATTGTCGGTATTTAGAACTATTCCTTCATTTGTTTATGCTTTAATTTTAGTTAACTATTTTGGAGCTTCAACATTTACAATAACTTTATCATTGACATTTTTTACATTTTCTATTTCAGGAAAAACTTTGTACGAAAGAATTGAACAGATCAATGTAAAAATATTTTCAACATCACAAGCTACAGGAGCTAACAAAACAGTTTCATTTAGAGCGGCTGTTTGACCACAAGTTTCTCATCATGTTCTTTCAATAATGTTTTACTCATTAGAAACAAACATTAGATATGTTTCTATTATAGCGGGTGTAACAAGAGTAGGGATTGGTCAAATGATTAATAACGCTGTAGATTATAACGAATGAAACAGGGTAGGTTTCTTGTTGTGCTTACTTATTGCCATAATATTGTTGCTAGAATTATGTATTTGACTTATTAGAAATTATATAATTGAAGATAAAGATTTTAGAATTGATGGAAAACATCAAAAACGTTTTGATGAGCAAATTAAAAAAATAAATTCGCAAAAAACAATTAGTTTTTATATAAATAATATTCTTTGTGTAAAAATAGATGAAAAAATTAAAAATTCAAAATCAGAAGTTGAAAAAAAAGAATTGCTAGTGCAAAGACAAAACATGGTATCAAAATTTAAAAAGAATTTGAACGAAAATATTAAGTTTGAAAAAGCAAATTATAAAAACCTTAAGAAAAGTAATCCTGGCAGTTTTGATCTATATTCAAAGGATTTAGAAACTGGACTTAAATTTCGAATTGATAAAATATCTCAAGCAAAACTTAAACTGGAAGTGGATAATGCTAAAAATTTAAAAATCGAAAATTTAAAAATTGAAAGAACAAAATCACACAAAGAATTTCTTGAAAATTTAACAATTGAAAAAGCTTTAAGAAGTGAGCCTAAGAGTTACATAAAAAGAATAATACTTTATTTAATTATATTTGGTTTCTTTATTTACACCTTAACATTGATTAACTGAAAACTTTCTTCAAAAGAAATGATTGAAATTACAAATAGAAATTTATTAGAAATTTTTAAAATAAATTGGTCATCATTGTTCATATCAAAAGCCAATGGAGGAAATAATAGAGCGCCTTATAGCGTTATGTATCTTTTATATGAAACTTTATCTATTGCAGTTGTTGGAACTTTTATAGGCGCAGTAATAGCATATGTATTAGGTATGTTATCATCAGAAAAAATAGTTAACAAATATGTGGCAAGATTTTTTATAGCATTAACATCAATGATAAGAGCCATTCCAACATACATTTATGCATTAATTTTTGTCATAGTTGTCGGAATGGGTCCTTTCACAGGTGTATTAGCACTTATTATGGGAACTATAGGTATGCTTACAAAATATAATAGGGAGTTATTTGATGATATAAATCAAAAAATAATTTTTCAACTTGAGGCAACAGGAGTTAACTGATTTGCCAAATTAAGATATGGAATAATGTCTCAAACATCAACAGCAGCCATGTCAAATATCATTTATAGATTTGATATAAACTTCAAAGAAGTCGCAATGCTAGGAGCTGTTGGAGCAGGTAATATGGGATATTTATTAAATTCATATTTTACAGATCAATATTTCAATGAATTTGGAGCTTTATTATTTGGTATCATTTTATTCACGTTATTAATTGAATTTATTTCAGCTTCAATAAGAAATAAACTTTCATTTGGTACTAATTTAAATTTAATTTCTTCGATAATAAATTTCGTAAATCAAAGATTTTTTTCAACTTTTAAATCAAATGAAAAACTATTAAATTTAGATGCTAAACTATCATATCAAGAATCAATGTCTTTATACGCTTATACAAATCAAACTATAATGAATAATGCAATAAGAATTAAAAAAGAAGAAAAACTTTCATTTAAAAACGCATGAAACAAAGCTTATATAGATTTCTATAACATTAGAAAAAAATATAATAATTTAATAGCTGACAGTAATATTGTTAAATTAGAAGAATTAAAATTCAAAAAATATAAAAAAGATTTTGCTTTTAAAAGAAAGGTTTGAGTTGCCGAAGTCAAACAAGAATCAAAAATGGAAATAATTAAATTTAAAAAATTACTAAAAGCATCAACGGATTTCAAAGTACGAAAAGACTTGAAAAATTCTATTAAATATTCAAAAAAGATTAGGAAATTAAAAATAACAAATATTAATTATTAA
- the phnC gene encoding phosphonate ABC transporter ATP-binding protein, whose product MIEFQKVEKVWPNGKHVLKNINIKINDGEFVAVIGLSGAGKTTLLKTINKINSISSGEIIIEINDKEKYEISKTKGKKLRDLRKHIGLMSQEYNNIEKQTVLKNVLNSRVAQMNFFRAIIGFFDKDEKRKALSALEKLSLLEFSYIRADNLSGGQQQRVALARTINQDPKIIIADEPVSALDPILANKVMEDFKKINLELNITVIINIHHIDLALKYCDRIIGLKDGEIVFDGDSKKLNKEKLEEIYGK is encoded by the coding sequence ATGATAGAATTTCAAAAAGTTGAAAAAGTTTGGCCTAACGGAAAACATGTTTTAAAAAATATAAATATAAAAATTAATGATGGGGAATTTGTAGCAGTAATTGGTTTATCCGGGGCCGGAAAAACAACATTGTTAAAAACAATTAATAAAATAAATAGCATTTCATCAGGTGAAATTATAATTGAAATTAATGATAAAGAAAAATATGAAATAAGCAAAACTAAAGGAAAAAAATTAAGAGACTTAAGAAAACACATAGGTCTTATGTCACAGGAATATAATAATATTGAAAAACAAACTGTTTTAAAAAACGTTTTGAATTCAAGAGTTGCACAAATGAATTTTTTTAGGGCTATTATTGGTTTTTTTGATAAAGATGAAAAAAGAAAAGCTTTAAGCGCTTTAGAAAAACTTAGTTTACTGGAATTTTCATATATAAGAGCAGATAATTTATCCGGTGGGCAACAACAAAGAGTTGCTTTAGCTAGAACAATAAATCAAGACCCTAAGATAATTATTGCTGATGAACCAGTTTCGGCGTTGGACCCAATTTTGGCTAATAAAGTAATGGAAGATTTTAAAAAAATTAATCTTGAACTAAATATAACAGTTATAATAAATATTCATCATATTGATTTAGCTTTAAAATATTGTGACAGAATAATTGGTTTAAAAGATGGAGAAATAGTTTTTGATGGAGATTCAAAAAAATTAAATAAAGAGAAATTAGAAGAGATTTATGGTAAATAA
- a CDS encoding lipoprotein, which yields MKKLLAIVGAIGITGTAATTVVSCGTTDTFDIIFIPSNNSTEVINTVKPLEGKLQAEMKSRAEERGEKFNKKIKISTSTNYEAAGSTLAAGKADLAFLPVGTYNKNKGNHKSDGTYDKIGILLESSRDSYRIEKGMSDKMDAKESKEYALKYNQALKIEDGTSITKQEIRDKYLDTQNTSTYYRSYIYVNNELFNKANITSEMSDTDYKDVIKKLILPEAKGDEAKGKVNFSVSKSKTSSAGTIYPLMWLKNVIGFNDNQIKYIYQNSVKQIDYPSGAQNVSAQKDGVAVGFSDIRYEIANLSDSISAFKNSSVIGMSDKIINDGIMYSRKRVQDKKIIKDLRDSFKDLISKDENKNIFKVYNHTGYIGPDENQESIEWEKTLDTQISTSSVQADEIEKLIKDL from the coding sequence ATGAAAAAATTATTAGCAATAGTCGGAGCCATTGGAATAACAGGAACAGCAGCAACAACAGTTGTATCATGTGGAACAACAGATACATTTGACATTATTTTTATTCCATCAAATAATTCAACTGAAGTTATTAATACAGTTAAACCATTGGAAGGAAAGCTTCAAGCAGAAATGAAATCAAGAGCTGAAGAGCGTGGAGAAAAATTTAATAAAAAAATTAAAATATCTACTTCTACAAATTATGAAGCTGCAGGTTCAACATTAGCTGCAGGTAAAGCTGATTTAGCTTTTTTACCAGTAGGAACTTACAATAAAAACAAAGGTAATCATAAAAGTGACGGGACATATGACAAAATAGGTATCCTTCTTGAGTCTTCAAGAGATTCATACAGAATAGAAAAAGGTATGAGCGACAAAATGGATGCAAAGGAATCAAAAGAGTATGCTTTAAAATACAATCAAGCATTAAAAATAGAAGATGGGACAAGCATCACAAAACAAGAAATAAGAGACAAATATTTAGATACACAAAACACTTCAACTTATTATAGATCATATATTTATGTTAATAATGAATTGTTTAATAAAGCTAACATAACAAGTGAAATGTCAGATACTGATTACAAAGACGTTATAAAGAAATTAATTTTACCAGAAGCCAAAGGAGATGAAGCAAAAGGTAAAGTAAATTTTTCTGTATCAAAAAGTAAAACTTCAAGTGCAGGAACAATCTATCCATTGATGTGATTAAAAAATGTTATTGGTTTTAATGACAATCAAATTAAATACATATATCAAAATTCAGTAAAACAAATTGATTATCCATCAGGAGCACAAAACGTTTCAGCTCAGAAAGATGGTGTTGCTGTTGGTTTCAGTGATATAAGATATGAAATAGCAAATCTATCAGATTCGATTTCAGCTTTCAAAAATTCAAGCGTAATCGGAATGTCTGACAAAATAATAAATGATGGAATTATGTATTCAAGAAAAAGAGTTCAAGATAAAAAAATTATAAAAGATTTGAGAGATTCATTTAAAGATCTTATTAGTAAAGATGAAAATAAAAATATCTTTAAAGTTTATAACCATACAGGTTATATTGGACCTGATGAAAATCAAGAATCAATTGAATGAGAAAAAACATTAGATACTCAAATTTCAACAAGTAGTGTTCAAGCTGATGAAATAGAAAAATTAATAAAAGATTTGTAA
- a CDS encoding ECF transporter S component, translated as MNKKYKIWNYKYDFAEINFKNWKEVFHDTFRLNIRKLALLSMLFAFEILMTIISKIIMGIAIPMIVGVYTIEISFFVILIIYLCSNYLYASILSISAIWFRLLLGSEPIGLLSMMISDMVFLTIFAIVFFFLKKFILLRFEFKNQIKVFAYLISIGGLISMFASGFISMLCNDTFIFNMYYLSDSDSGYWNMLLWVGFGVTLAKYVINIILFISTIKVLFILIKQSRA; from the coding sequence GTGAATAAAAAGTATAAAATCTGAAATTATAAATATGATTTTGCAGAAATAAATTTCAAAAACTGAAAAGAAGTTTTTCATGATACTTTTAGACTTAATATAAGAAAACTTGCACTTCTTTCAATGTTATTTGCTTTTGAAATTTTAATGACAATTATTTCTAAAATAATAATGGGTATAGCTATACCAATGATCGTTGGTGTTTATACAATTGAAATATCTTTTTTCGTAATATTAATTATTTATTTATGTTCAAACTATTTGTATGCATCTATTTTATCTATTAGTGCCATCTGATTTAGGCTATTGCTTGGTAGCGAACCAATTGGTTTACTTTCAATGATGATTTCTGATATGGTTTTCTTAACGATATTTGCAATAGTTTTCTTTTTTCTTAAAAAATTTATTCTTTTAAGATTTGAATTTAAAAATCAAATTAAAGTGTTTGCTTATTTGATATCCATAGGTGGCTTAATTTCAATGTTTGCATCTGGTTTTATTTCTATGCTATGTAATGACACTTTCATATTTAATATGTATTACTTGTCTGACAGTGATAGTGGATATTGAAATATGCTTTTATGAGTTGGGTTTGGAGTTACATTAGCTAAATATGTGATTAACATAATATTATTTATTTCTACAATTAAGGTTCTTTTCATTTTAATAAAACAATCAAGAGCATAA
- a CDS encoding phosphoglycerate kinase, with amino-acid sequence MNYNLKKTLKDINVKGKKVLVRVDFNVPLKDGIITDDNRIQAALPTIKYLVENDAKVILFSHLSRIKSEDDKKTKSLAPVAKRLEEVLGQSVIFVNQTRGAELESAINALNEKQVLLFENTRFEDVKDGEVVKAESKNASELGKYWASLGDVFINDAFGTAHRAHASNVGIASNISESALGFLVQNEIEMLGKGIDAPERPFVAILGGAKVSDKIGVIDNLLNKVDKILIGGGMTYTFHKAMGLEIGNSLLEADKVELAKEYLEKANGKIMLPVDSLCAPEYADVAPTLCGENVPAGMMGLDIGPKTIEMYEKELANAKTVVWNGPMGVSEFENFKAGTVAVCEAAAKRKADGGFTLIGGGDSAAAAIKLGFKDEFSWISTGGGASLEYMEGKELPGIAAIQNK; translated from the coding sequence ATGAATTACAATTTGAAAAAAACATTAAAAGATATTAATGTAAAAGGAAAAAAAGTTTTAGTTCGTGTTGATTTTAATGTTCCATTAAAAGATGGAATTATTACTGATGACAACCGTATTCAAGCTGCATTACCAACTATTAAGTACTTGGTTGAAAATGATGCAAAAGTTATTTTATTTTCACACTTATCAAGAATTAAAAGTGAAGATGATAAAAAAACTAAATCATTAGCTCCAGTAGCAAAAAGATTAGAAGAAGTTTTAGGTCAATCAGTAATCTTTGTTAACCAAACAAGAGGAGCTGAGTTAGAATCAGCTATAAATGCTTTAAATGAAAAACAAGTTTTATTATTTGAAAACACTCGTTTTGAAGATGTTAAAGATGGCGAAGTTGTAAAAGCTGAATCAAAAAACGCTTCAGAATTAGGAAAATATTGAGCAAGTCTTGGAGATGTATTTATTAATGATGCATTTGGTACAGCACACCGTGCTCATGCTTCAAATGTAGGTATTGCTTCAAACATATCTGAATCAGCATTAGGTTTCTTAGTACAAAATGAAATTGAAATGTTGGGAAAAGGAATAGATGCACCAGAAAGACCTTTCGTTGCAATTTTAGGAGGAGCTAAAGTTTCTGATAAAATTGGTGTTATTGACAACTTGTTAAATAAAGTTGACAAAATCTTAATTGGTGGGGGTATGACTTATACATTCCACAAAGCAATGGGATTGGAAATTGGAAACTCTTTATTAGAAGCTGATAAAGTTGAATTAGCAAAAGAATACTTAGAAAAAGCTAATGGAAAAATTATGTTACCAGTTGATAGTTTATGCGCTCCTGAATATGCTGATGTTGCTCCAACATTATGTGGAGAAAATGTTCCAGCAGGAATGATGGGGTTAGACATTGGACCAAAAACTATTGAAATGTACGAAAAAGAATTAGCAAACGCAAAAACTGTTGTTTGAAACGGACCAATGGGAGTTAGTGAATTTGAAAACTTTAAAGCTGGTACTGTTGCTGTTTGTGAAGCTGCTGCAAAACGTAAAGCTGATGGAGGATTCACTTTAATTGGTGGAGGAGACTCAGCTGCAGCTGCAATTAAATTAGGATTTAAAGATGAATTCTCATGAATTTCTACTGGTGGTGGAGCTTCATTAGAATACATGGAAGGTAAAGAATTACCTGGAATTGCTGCAATTCAAAACAAATAA
- the gap gene encoding type I glyceraldehyde-3-phosphate dehydrogenase: protein MSKKVAINGFGRIGRLTFRQLFNQGVEIVAVNDLTDTKTLAYLLEFDSAQGKFQEGKISYTDNSIIVDGKEIKIFAERNAADLPWGELGIDLVIESTGFYTDKEKASAHLTAGAKKVIISAPATGEMKTIVYGVNHKNLSAEDVIISGASCTTNCLSPVAKIMDEKFGIVKGKMVTVHAVTNDQKLLDLPHGDLRRGRAAAWNIVPSTTGAAKAVSLVLPNLKGKLDGYALRVPTITGSITDVTLQLSKKTTVEEINATVEAAIKADAELSKAIKFNTQQIVSGDTIGSSFGSIFDATLTKITEVDGEQLVTVCAWYDNESSYVSQLVRTTIYFMGL from the coding sequence ATGTCAAAAAAAGTTGCAATTAACGGATTCGGAAGAATCGGACGTTTAACATTTAGACAATTATTCAACCAAGGAGTTGAAATCGTTGCTGTTAACGATTTAACAGACACAAAAACATTAGCTTACTTATTAGAATTTGACTCAGCGCAAGGAAAATTCCAAGAAGGAAAAATTTCATACACAGATAACTCAATTATTGTTGATGGAAAAGAAATCAAAATCTTTGCTGAAAGAAATGCTGCTGATTTACCATGAGGTGAATTAGGTATTGATTTAGTAATCGAATCAACAGGATTCTACACAGATAAAGAAAAAGCATCAGCACACTTAACAGCTGGAGCAAAAAAAGTTATTATTTCAGCACCTGCTACAGGGGAAATGAAAACAATCGTTTATGGTGTAAACCACAAAAACTTATCTGCAGAAGACGTAATTATTTCAGGAGCTTCATGTACAACAAACTGTTTATCACCAGTTGCTAAAATTATGGATGAAAAATTTGGAATTGTTAAAGGAAAAATGGTTACTGTTCATGCTGTAACAAATGACCAAAAATTATTAGACTTACCTCATGGTGATTTAAGAAGAGGGCGTGCAGCAGCATGAAACATCGTTCCTTCAACAACTGGAGCAGCTAAAGCAGTTTCATTAGTATTACCAAACCTAAAAGGTAAATTAGATGGATACGCATTACGTGTTCCAACAATTACAGGATCAATTACAGACGTTACTTTACAATTAAGCAAAAAAACAACTGTTGAAGAAATCAACGCAACTGTTGAAGCAGCTATTAAAGCTGATGCTGAATTATCAAAAGCAATTAAATTTAATACACAACAAATCGTTTCAGGAGATACAATCGGATCATCATTCGGTTCAATCTTTGATGCAACATTAACAAAAATTACTGAAGTTGATGGTGAACAATTAGTTACTGTTTGTGCATGATATGACAATGAATCATCATATGTTTCACAATTAGTAAGAACAACAATTTACTTCATGGGATTATAA
- a CDS encoding ATP-binding protein, with product MDIQIFKDNKVIANLIENSKSDVYEITDEVLKKNFIILFEFVSDYAECISGPLKECKQRIRGRQLNLTFKNSNFYLSSSPCAHFLYENKNQAIKNNYIYKDFSVDQFPKTIKNYLEDLRTENFFNDEEIEERKLLIENSGKLIVNYIEDKNNLERKNIKGVYLYGNPGIGKTTIFKTLANEAAKRDTKVFFCTAPDIIEKCKEQFSKNSVSSIPYINQMKKADILFIDDFAGEMVSSWTRDNLWYIILNYRMNRKKLTFISSNFTLYELDKIYNINKNNKEIELMKVARLKERITTLTTFATLNGKHSKRT from the coding sequence ATGGATATTCAAATTTTTAAAGATAATAAAGTTATTGCTAATTTAATTGAAAATAGTAAAAGTGATGTCTATGAAATAACTGATGAAGTTTTAAAGAAAAATTTTATTATTTTATTTGAATTTGTATCTGATTATGCCGAATGTATAAGCGGTCCATTAAAAGAGTGCAAACAAAGAATAAGAGGAAGACAATTAAATCTAACTTTTAAAAACTCTAACTTTTATTTAAGTTCATCACCATGCGCCCACTTTTTATATGAAAATAAAAACCAAGCAATTAAAAATAATTATATTTATAAAGATTTTAGTGTTGATCAATTTCCAAAAACAATTAAAAATTATTTGGAAGATTTAAGAACTGAAAACTTTTTCAATGATGAAGAAATTGAGGAAAGAAAACTTTTAATTGAAAATTCAGGAAAGTTGATAGTAAATTATATTGAAGACAAAAATAACCTTGAAAGAAAAAATATAAAAGGTGTTTATCTTTATGGAAATCCTGGTATAGGAAAAACAACTATTTTTAAAACATTAGCAAATGAAGCAGCTAAAAGAGATACAAAAGTTTTCTTTTGTACAGCACCTGATATTATTGAGAAATGCAAAGAGCAATTTAGTAAAAACTCAGTTTCTTCTATTCCGTACATTAATCAAATGAAAAAAGCAGACATTTTATTTATTGACGATTTTGCTGGTGAAATGGTATCAAGTTGAACTAGAGACAATTTATGATATATCATTTTAAATTACAGAATGAATAGAAAAAAACTTACTTTTATTTCTTCAAACTTTACTTTATATGAACTAGATAAAATTTATAATATTAATAAAAATAACAAAGAAATAGAACTTATGAAAGTTGCAAGACTTAAAGAAAGAATAACAACATTAACAACATTTGCAACACTAAATGGTAAACACTCAAAAAGAACATAA